In one Acanthochromis polyacanthus isolate Apoly-LR-REF ecotype Palm Island chromosome 20, KAUST_Apoly_ChrSc, whole genome shotgun sequence genomic region, the following are encoded:
- the tnikb gene encoding TRAF2 and NCK interacting kinase b isoform X28 translates to MVVGEASILSPVSTDSTMASDSPARSLDEIDLSALRDPAGIFELVELVGNGTYGQVYKGRHVKTGQLAAIKVMDVTGDEEEEIKAEINMLKKYSHHRNIATYYGAFVKKNPPGMDDQLWLVMEFCGAGSVTDLIKNTKGNSLKEEWIAYVCREILRGLTHLHQHKVIHRDIKGQNVLLTENAEVKLVDFGVSAQLDRTVGRRNTFIGTPYWMAPEVIACDENPDATYDFKSDLWSLGITAIEMAEGAPPLCDMHPMRALFLIPRNPAPRLKSKKWSKKFQSFIESCLVKSHSQRPSTEQLLKHPFIRDLPNERQVRIQLKDHIDRTKKRRGERDETEYEYSGSEEEDEERDVGEPSSIINIPGESTLRRDFLRLQLANKERSELIRRQQLEQQQNEEHKRQLLAERQKRIEEQKEQRRRLEEQQRRERELRKQQEREQRRRYEEMEQLRREEERRHAEREQEYIRRQLEEEQRQLEILQQQLLQEQALLLEYKRKQIEEQRQAERLQRQLQQERAYLVSLQQQQQETPRPPADKKQLYHYKDQAPGSNDKPAWAKEVMRRAQSNSPRVPPKKFHSFREPRDVQLDNLLRLPGYKPRRRRPPSYPAHGSPSRENLHVPRIRVTCVPEPDPSQPVFRRPSRSPESRGRSPGRRVEDHYKMNRQTSPTLQHKVSNRISDPSLPPRSESFSSGGIQQARTPPMHRSVEPQMAHLVQVKSHGLSGSQSLYDPHGVSSSSSASPSPSRPPMPRQNSDPTSDTPPPPPLSRLAPPLDKLDRSSWLRQDDDMPPKVPQRTTSISPALVRKNSPGNGPGLGPRAGAHLIRASNPDLRRTDISMETPLKRTSSGSSSSSSTPSSQGGSNERGNSASKTEGSTLSSHDTKDDNRELTRPSRPADLTALAKELRELRQGEETSRPPVKVTDYSSSSEESHSSEDEEGEGGANDGTVAVSDIPRIMPAASQSTNESFGMMGGHNDSHGDSYGNSSQDGTLMMREYGMGGGGGSKASFTPFVDPRVYGTSPTDDDDNNSASALFADELLKQEQEQARLNEARKISVVNVNPTNIRPHSDTPEIRKYKKRFNSEILCAALWGVNLLVGTENGLMLLDRSGQGKVYNLINRRRFQQMDVLEGLNVLVTISGKKNKLRVYYLSWLRNRILHNDPEVEKKQGWITVGELEGCVHYKVVKYERIKFLVIALKNSVEIYAWAPKPYHKFMAFKSFTDLQHRPLLVDLTVEEGQRLKVIYGSSVGFHVIDVDSGNPYDIYIPSHVRLCRTPSLRLGLRCSQVSLRCSQVWLRCSQVWLRCSQVRLRCSQVRLRCSQVRLRCSQVRLRCSQVRLRCSQVRLRCSQVRLRCSQVRLRCSQVRLRCSQVRLRCCQVRLRCSQVRLRCSQVCLRCSQVWLRCSQVSLRCSRVSLRRNLLSLLDNYSCGYR, encoded by the exons ggtcGCCACGTCAAAACAGGGCAGCTCGCTGCCATCAAGGTCATGGACGTCACCGGA gatgaggaggaggagattaAAGCCGAGATCAACATGCTAAAGAAGTACAGCCACCACAGGAACATCGCCACTTACTACGGAGCCTTCGTCAAGAAGAATCCTCCGGGGATGGACGACCAGCTCTGG CTGGTGATGGAGTTCTGTGGCGCCGGTTCGGTGACAGAtctgatcaaaaacaccaaaggGAACTCTCTGAAGGAGGAGTGGATCGCCTACGTCTGCAGGGAGATCCTCAGG GGTCTGACCCACCTCCACCAGCACAAGGTCATCCACCGAGACATCAAGGGCCAGAACGTCCTGCTGACGGAGAACGCCGAGGTCAAGCTGG tggaCTTCGGTGTGAGCGCCCAGCTGGACCGGACGGTGGGTCGCAGGAACACCTTCATCGGGACGCCGTACTGGATGGCCCCGGAGGTGATCGCCTGCGACGAGAACCCCGACGCCACGTATGACTTCAAG agcgATCTGTGGTCGTTGGGAATCACAGCCATCGAGATGGCCGAGGGAGCTCCAC CTCTATGCGACATGCATCCCATGAGGGCGCTCTTCCTCATCCCCAGAAATCCTGCACCGAGGCTCAAATCCAAGAAATG GTCCAAGAAGTTCCAGTCGTTCATCGAGAGCTGTCTGGTGAAGAGCCACAGCCAGCGGCCGAGCACCGAGCAGCTGCTCAAGCATCCCTTCATCAGAGACCTGCCCAACGAACGGCAGGTCCGCATCCAGCTGAAGGACCACATCGACCGCACCAagaagaggagaggggagaggg ATGAAACCGAGTACGAGTACAGCGGCagcgaggaggaggacgaggagaggGACGTCGGAGAGCCCAG CTCCATCATCAACATTCCCGGCGAGTCGACTTTGAGGCGGGACTTCCTGCGCCTCCAGCTGGCCAATAAGGAGCGATCGGAGCTGATCCGCCGTCagcagctggagcagcagcagaacgagGAGCACAAGCGCCAACTGCTGGCCGAGAGGCAGAAACGCATCGAGGAGCAGAAGGAGCAGCGGCGGCGGCTGGAGGAG CAACAGCGTCGTGAGCGAGAgctgaggaagcagcaggagcgagagcagaggaggaggtaCGAGGAGATGGAGCAGCTccggagggaggaggagaggaggcacGCCGAGAGGGAGCAG GAATATATCCGTagacagctggaggaggagcagaggcaGCTGGAgatcctgcagcagcagctcctgcagGAACAGGCCTTACTGCtg GAGTACAAGAGGAAGCAGATCGAGGAGCAGCGGCAGGCCGAGCGTCTTCAGAGGCAGCTTCAGCAGGAACGCGCTTACCTGgtttctctgcagcagcagcagcaggaaacacCGCGACCGCCGGCCGACAAGAAGCAGCTGTACCACTACAAGGACCAGGCGCCGGGCAGCAACGACAAGCCGGCCTGGGCCAAGGAG GTGATGCGTCGCGCTCAGAGCAACTCTCCTCGAGTCCCTCCTAAGAAGTTCCACTCCTTCAGGGAGCCTCGGGACGTCCAGCTGGACAACCTGCTGCGTCTCCCCGGCTACAAGCCCCGCCGCCGCCGCCCGCCGTCCTACCCGGCCCACGGCAGCCCGTCCAGAGAAAACCTCCACGTTCCCAGGATCCGGGTCACCTGCGTCCCGGAACCCGACCCGTCCCAGCCGGTGTTCCGCCGGCCGAGCAGGAGCCCCGAGTCGAGGGGTCGCAGCCCCGGACGCCGG GTGGAGGATCATTATAAGATGAACAGACAGACTTCTCCTACGTTGCAGCATAAAGTCTCCAACCGGATCTCGGACCCGTCGCTGCCGCCGCGATCCGAGTCCTTCAGCAGCGGAGGCATCCAGCAGGCCAGGACTCCGCCCATGCACCGATCCGTAGAGCCTCAG ATGGCCCACCTGGTGCAGGTGAAGAGTCACGGCCTGTCGGGCTCCCAGTCCCTGTACGACCCCCACGGCGTGTCCTCGTCCTCCTCGGCGTCGCCCTCCCCCTCCCGGCCTCCCATGCCCCGGCAGAACTCCGACCCCACCTCCGACACCCCTCCTCCCCCGCCCCTGTCCCGCCTGGCACCCCCCCTCGACAAGCTGGATCGCAGCTCCTGGTTGCGGCAGGACGACGACATGCCGCCCAAG gttccTCAGAGAACCACCTCCATCTCTCCTGCTCTGGTCAGGAAGAACTCTCCTGGAAACGGGCCGGGCCTCGGTCCTCGGGCCGGAGCCCACCTGATCCGGGCCAG caaccccGACCTGCGGAGGACCGACATTTCCATGGAGACGCCCCTGAAAAGGACGAGCAGCGgcagctcctccagctccagcacccccagcTCCCAGGGAGGCTCCAACGAGAGAG gtaaTTCGGCCTCTAAGACTGAAGGTTCAACTCTTTCCTCCCACGACACCAAAGACGACAACAGAGAGCTGACCAGACCCAGCAGGCCTGCA GATCTGACTGCTTTGGCCAAAGAGCTGAGGGAGCTGCGACAGGGCGAGGAGACGAGCCGGCCGCCGGTCAAAGTCACCGACTACTCGTCCTCCAGCGAAGAGTCCCACAGCAGCGAGGATGAGGAGGGAGAGGGCGGAGCCAACGACGGCACGGTGGCGGTCAGCGACATCCCACGGATCAT gccGGCGGCGAGTCAAAGCACCAACGAGTCGTTCGGGATGATGGGAGGACACAACGACTCTCATGGAGATTCGTACGGAAACAGCTCTCAGGACGGAACGCTGATGATGAGAGAG TACGGGATGGGAGGCGGTGGAGGATCCAAGGCTTCCTTCACGCCATTTGTTGATCCGAGGGTCTACGGGACTTCTCCGACCGACGACGACGATAATAACTCTGCCTCAG CGCTATTTGCTGACGAGCTGCTGAAGCAGGAACAGGAGCAGGCCAGACTCAATGAGGCCAGAAAGATCTCTGTGGTCAACGTCAACCCAACCAACATCCGACCGCACAGCGACACGCCTGAGATCCGGAAATACAAGAAACGCTTCAACTCCGAGATCCTGTGTGCCGCTCTGTGGG gcGTGAACCTGCTGGTGGGAACCGAGAACGGCCTGATGCTGCTGGATCGGAGCGGTCAGGGCAAAGTTTACAACCTGATCAACCGACGGCGCTTCCAGCAGATGGACGTCCTGGAGGGACTCAACGTCCTGGTGACCATCTCAG GGAAGAAGAACAAGCTGCGTGTTTACTACCTGTCCTGGCTGAGGAACAGGATATTACACAACGACCCTGAAGTGGAGAAGAAGCAGGGCTGGATTACTGTTGGCGAGCTGGAGGGCTGCGTTCACTACAAAGTCG TCAAGTACGAGAGGATTAAATTCTTGGTGATTGCTCTGAAGAATTCGGTGGAAATCTACGCCTGGGCGCCTAAACCTTACCACAAGTTCATGGCCTTCAAG TCCTTCACTGACCTGCAGCACCGCCCCCTGCTGGTGGACCTGACCGTGGAGGAGGGCCAGAGGCTGAAGGTCATCTACGGATCCAGCGTCGGATTCCACGTCATCGATGTCGACTCCGGAAACCCCTACGACATCTACATCCCCTCACATGTAAGACTCTGTAGAACACCAAGTTTAAGACTTGGGTTAAGGTGTAGTCAGGTTAGTTTAAGGTGTAGTCAGGTTTGGTTAAG GTGTAGTCAGGTTTGGTTAAGGTGTAGTCAGGTTAGGTTAAG GTGTAGTCAGGTTAGGTTAAGGTGTAGTCAGGTTAGGTTAAGGTGTAGTCAGGTTAGGTTAAG GTGTAGTCAGGTTAGGTTAAGGTGTAGTCAGGTTAGGTTAAG GTGTAGTCAGGTTAGGTTAAGGTGTAGTCAGGTTAGGTTAAG GTGTAGTCAGGTTAGGTTAAGGTGTAGTCAGGTTAGGTTAAGGTGTTGTCAGGTTAG GTTAAGGTGTAGTCAGGTTAGGTTAAGGTGTAGTCAGGTTTGTTTAAGGTGTAGTCAGGTTTGGTTAAGGTGTAGTCAGGTTAGTTTAAGGTGTAGTCGGGTTAGTTTAAGGCGTAATTTGTTGAGTTTGTTAGACAACTATAGCTGTGGTTACCGCTAG
- the tnikb gene encoding TRAF2 and NCK interacting kinase b isoform X1: protein MVVGEASILSPVSTDSTMASDSPARSLDEIDLSALRDPAGIFELVELVGNGTYGQVYKGRHVKTGQLAAIKVMDVTGDEEEEIKAEINMLKKYSHHRNIATYYGAFVKKNPPGMDDQLWLVMEFCGAGSVTDLIKNTKGNSLKEEWIAYVCREILRGLTHLHQHKVIHRDIKGQNVLLTENAEVKLVDFGVSAQLDRTVGRRNTFIGTPYWMAPEVIACDENPDATYDFKSDLWSLGITAIEMAEGAPPLCDMHPMRALFLIPRNPAPRLKSKKWSKKFQSFIESCLVKSHSQRPSTEQLLKHPFIRDLPNERQVRIQLKDHIDRTKKRRGERDETEYEYSGSEEEDEERDVGEPSSIINIPGESTLRRDFLRLQLANKERSELIRRQQLEQQQNEEHKRQLLAERQKRIEEQKEQRRRLEEQQRRERELRKQQEREQRRRYEEMEQLRREEERRHAEREQEYIRRQLEEEQRQLEILQQQLLQEQALLLEYKRKQIEEQRQAERLQRQLQQERAYLVSLQQQQQETPRPPADKKQLYHYKDQAPGSNDKPAWAKEVMRRAQSNSPRVPPKKFHSFREPRDVQLDNLLRLPGYKPRRRRPPSYPAHGSPSRENLHVPRIRVTCVPEPDPSQPVFRRPSRSPESRGRSPGRRVEDHYKMNRQTSPTLQHKVSNRISDPSLPPRSESFSSGGIQQARTPPMHRSVEPQMAHLVQVKSHGLSGSQSLYDPHGVSSSSSASPSPSRPPMPRQNSDPTSDTPPPPPLSRLAPPLDKLDRSSWLRQDDDMPPKVPQRTTSISPALVRKNSPGNGPGLGPRAGAHLIRASNPDLRRTDISMETPLKRTSSGSSSSSSTPSSQGGSNERGNSASKTEGSTLSSHDTKDDNRELTRPSRPADLTALAKELRELRQGEETSRPPVKVTDYSSSSEESHSSEDEEGEGGANDGTVAVSDIPRIMPAASQSTNESFGMMGGHNDSHGDSYGNSSQDGTLMMREYGMGGGGGSKASFTPFVDPRVYGTSPTDDDDNNSASALFADELLKQEQEQARLNEARKISVVNVNPTNIRPHSDTPEIRKYKKRFNSEILCAALWGVNLLVGTENGLMLLDRSGQGKVYNLINRRRFQQMDVLEGLNVLVTISGKKNKLRVYYLSWLRNRILHNDPEVEKKQGWITVGELEGCVHYKVVKYERIKFLVIALKNSVEIYAWAPKPYHKFMAFKSFTDLQHRPLLVDLTVEEGQRLKVIYGSSVGFHVIDVDSGNPYDIYIPSHVRLCRTPSLRLGLRCSQVSLRCSQVWLRCSQVWLRCSQVRLRCSQVRLRCCQVRLRCSQVCLRCSQVCLRCSQVWLRCSQVRLRCSQVRLRCSQVRLRCSQVRLRCSQVRLRCSQVRLRCSQVRLRCSQVRLRCSQVRLRCCQVRLRCSQVRLRCSQVCLRCSQVWLRCSQVSLRCSRVSLRRNLLSLLDNYSCGYR, encoded by the exons ggtcGCCACGTCAAAACAGGGCAGCTCGCTGCCATCAAGGTCATGGACGTCACCGGA gatgaggaggaggagattaAAGCCGAGATCAACATGCTAAAGAAGTACAGCCACCACAGGAACATCGCCACTTACTACGGAGCCTTCGTCAAGAAGAATCCTCCGGGGATGGACGACCAGCTCTGG CTGGTGATGGAGTTCTGTGGCGCCGGTTCGGTGACAGAtctgatcaaaaacaccaaaggGAACTCTCTGAAGGAGGAGTGGATCGCCTACGTCTGCAGGGAGATCCTCAGG GGTCTGACCCACCTCCACCAGCACAAGGTCATCCACCGAGACATCAAGGGCCAGAACGTCCTGCTGACGGAGAACGCCGAGGTCAAGCTGG tggaCTTCGGTGTGAGCGCCCAGCTGGACCGGACGGTGGGTCGCAGGAACACCTTCATCGGGACGCCGTACTGGATGGCCCCGGAGGTGATCGCCTGCGACGAGAACCCCGACGCCACGTATGACTTCAAG agcgATCTGTGGTCGTTGGGAATCACAGCCATCGAGATGGCCGAGGGAGCTCCAC CTCTATGCGACATGCATCCCATGAGGGCGCTCTTCCTCATCCCCAGAAATCCTGCACCGAGGCTCAAATCCAAGAAATG GTCCAAGAAGTTCCAGTCGTTCATCGAGAGCTGTCTGGTGAAGAGCCACAGCCAGCGGCCGAGCACCGAGCAGCTGCTCAAGCATCCCTTCATCAGAGACCTGCCCAACGAACGGCAGGTCCGCATCCAGCTGAAGGACCACATCGACCGCACCAagaagaggagaggggagaggg ATGAAACCGAGTACGAGTACAGCGGCagcgaggaggaggacgaggagaggGACGTCGGAGAGCCCAG CTCCATCATCAACATTCCCGGCGAGTCGACTTTGAGGCGGGACTTCCTGCGCCTCCAGCTGGCCAATAAGGAGCGATCGGAGCTGATCCGCCGTCagcagctggagcagcagcagaacgagGAGCACAAGCGCCAACTGCTGGCCGAGAGGCAGAAACGCATCGAGGAGCAGAAGGAGCAGCGGCGGCGGCTGGAGGAG CAACAGCGTCGTGAGCGAGAgctgaggaagcagcaggagcgagagcagaggaggaggtaCGAGGAGATGGAGCAGCTccggagggaggaggagaggaggcacGCCGAGAGGGAGCAG GAATATATCCGTagacagctggaggaggagcagaggcaGCTGGAgatcctgcagcagcagctcctgcagGAACAGGCCTTACTGCtg GAGTACAAGAGGAAGCAGATCGAGGAGCAGCGGCAGGCCGAGCGTCTTCAGAGGCAGCTTCAGCAGGAACGCGCTTACCTGgtttctctgcagcagcagcagcaggaaacacCGCGACCGCCGGCCGACAAGAAGCAGCTGTACCACTACAAGGACCAGGCGCCGGGCAGCAACGACAAGCCGGCCTGGGCCAAGGAG GTGATGCGTCGCGCTCAGAGCAACTCTCCTCGAGTCCCTCCTAAGAAGTTCCACTCCTTCAGGGAGCCTCGGGACGTCCAGCTGGACAACCTGCTGCGTCTCCCCGGCTACAAGCCCCGCCGCCGCCGCCCGCCGTCCTACCCGGCCCACGGCAGCCCGTCCAGAGAAAACCTCCACGTTCCCAGGATCCGGGTCACCTGCGTCCCGGAACCCGACCCGTCCCAGCCGGTGTTCCGCCGGCCGAGCAGGAGCCCCGAGTCGAGGGGTCGCAGCCCCGGACGCCGG GTGGAGGATCATTATAAGATGAACAGACAGACTTCTCCTACGTTGCAGCATAAAGTCTCCAACCGGATCTCGGACCCGTCGCTGCCGCCGCGATCCGAGTCCTTCAGCAGCGGAGGCATCCAGCAGGCCAGGACTCCGCCCATGCACCGATCCGTAGAGCCTCAG ATGGCCCACCTGGTGCAGGTGAAGAGTCACGGCCTGTCGGGCTCCCAGTCCCTGTACGACCCCCACGGCGTGTCCTCGTCCTCCTCGGCGTCGCCCTCCCCCTCCCGGCCTCCCATGCCCCGGCAGAACTCCGACCCCACCTCCGACACCCCTCCTCCCCCGCCCCTGTCCCGCCTGGCACCCCCCCTCGACAAGCTGGATCGCAGCTCCTGGTTGCGGCAGGACGACGACATGCCGCCCAAG gttccTCAGAGAACCACCTCCATCTCTCCTGCTCTGGTCAGGAAGAACTCTCCTGGAAACGGGCCGGGCCTCGGTCCTCGGGCCGGAGCCCACCTGATCCGGGCCAG caaccccGACCTGCGGAGGACCGACATTTCCATGGAGACGCCCCTGAAAAGGACGAGCAGCGgcagctcctccagctccagcacccccagcTCCCAGGGAGGCTCCAACGAGAGAG gtaaTTCGGCCTCTAAGACTGAAGGTTCAACTCTTTCCTCCCACGACACCAAAGACGACAACAGAGAGCTGACCAGACCCAGCAGGCCTGCA GATCTGACTGCTTTGGCCAAAGAGCTGAGGGAGCTGCGACAGGGCGAGGAGACGAGCCGGCCGCCGGTCAAAGTCACCGACTACTCGTCCTCCAGCGAAGAGTCCCACAGCAGCGAGGATGAGGAGGGAGAGGGCGGAGCCAACGACGGCACGGTGGCGGTCAGCGACATCCCACGGATCAT gccGGCGGCGAGTCAAAGCACCAACGAGTCGTTCGGGATGATGGGAGGACACAACGACTCTCATGGAGATTCGTACGGAAACAGCTCTCAGGACGGAACGCTGATGATGAGAGAG TACGGGATGGGAGGCGGTGGAGGATCCAAGGCTTCCTTCACGCCATTTGTTGATCCGAGGGTCTACGGGACTTCTCCGACCGACGACGACGATAATAACTCTGCCTCAG CGCTATTTGCTGACGAGCTGCTGAAGCAGGAACAGGAGCAGGCCAGACTCAATGAGGCCAGAAAGATCTCTGTGGTCAACGTCAACCCAACCAACATCCGACCGCACAGCGACACGCCTGAGATCCGGAAATACAAGAAACGCTTCAACTCCGAGATCCTGTGTGCCGCTCTGTGGG gcGTGAACCTGCTGGTGGGAACCGAGAACGGCCTGATGCTGCTGGATCGGAGCGGTCAGGGCAAAGTTTACAACCTGATCAACCGACGGCGCTTCCAGCAGATGGACGTCCTGGAGGGACTCAACGTCCTGGTGACCATCTCAG GGAAGAAGAACAAGCTGCGTGTTTACTACCTGTCCTGGCTGAGGAACAGGATATTACACAACGACCCTGAAGTGGAGAAGAAGCAGGGCTGGATTACTGTTGGCGAGCTGGAGGGCTGCGTTCACTACAAAGTCG TCAAGTACGAGAGGATTAAATTCTTGGTGATTGCTCTGAAGAATTCGGTGGAAATCTACGCCTGGGCGCCTAAACCTTACCACAAGTTCATGGCCTTCAAG TCCTTCACTGACCTGCAGCACCGCCCCCTGCTGGTGGACCTGACCGTGGAGGAGGGCCAGAGGCTGAAGGTCATCTACGGATCCAGCGTCGGATTCCACGTCATCGATGTCGACTCCGGAAACCCCTACGACATCTACATCCCCTCACATGTAAGACTCTGTAGAACACCAAGTTTAAGACTTGGGTTAAGGTGTAGTCAGGTTAGTTTAAGGTGTAGTCAGGTTTGGTTAAG GTGTAGTCAGGTTTGGTTAAGGTGTAGTCAGGTTAGGTTAAGGTGTAGTCAGGTTAGGTTAAGGTGTTGTCAGGTTAGGTTAAGGTGTAGTCAGGTTTGTTTAAGGTGTAGTCAG GTTTGTTTAAGGTGTAGTCAGGTTTGGTTAAGGTGTAGTCAGGTTAGGTTAAGGTGTAGTCAGGTTAGGTTAAGGTGTAGTCAGGTTAGGTTAAG GTGTAGTCAGGTTAGGTTAAGGTGTAGTCAGGTTAGGTTAAG GTGTAGTCAGGTTAGGTTAAGGTGTAGTCAGGTTAGGTTAAG GTGTAGTCAGGTTAGGTTAAGGTGTAGTCAGGTTAGGTTAAGGTGTTGTCAGGTTAG GTTAAGGTGTAGTCAGGTTAGGTTAAGGTGTAGTCAGGTTTGTTTAAGGTGTAGTCAGGTTTGGTTAAGGTGTAGTCAGGTTAGTTTAAGGTGTAGTCGGGTTAGTTTAAGGCGTAATTTGTTGAGTTTGTTAGACAACTATAGCTGTGGTTACCGCTAG